A single window of Ovis canadensis isolate MfBH-ARS-UI-01 breed Bighorn chromosome 15, ARS-UI_OviCan_v2, whole genome shotgun sequence DNA harbors:
- the LOC138421182 gene encoding olfactory receptor 52P1-like — protein sequence MADNATLHYISSFFLVGIPGLQDFHCWIGIPVCLLFSLTLLGNSIIIIPIKLESSLHQPMYFFLCMLAMNDLALASSIAPKMLGIFWLDAHWIDFDICLAQLYFIHTFCIIESALLVAMAFDRYVAICIPLHYTTLLTTTMVIKMGLATVGRAIFLVLPGPFLIRRLPYYTKYVINHAYCEHMAVVKLASANTHVNRTYGISVALSVIILDLGLLATSYLKILQVVFRLSSQHAHSKVLGTCAAHVCTILVSYTPALFSFLTHRIGKKVPPSVHIIFASLYLLVPPTSIPWYMVSRPRRFVTE from the coding sequence ATGGCAGACAATGCTACTCTTCACTACATTTCATCTTTCTTCTTGGTTGGTATTCCTGGGTTGCAAGATTTTCACTGTTGGATCGGCATTCCTGTCTGCCTCCTGTTTTCCCTGACCCTGCTGGGGAACAGTATAATTATCATTCCCATCAAACTAGAGTCAAGCCTTCACCAGCCTATGTATTTCTTCCTTTGCATGCTGGCAATGAATGATTTGGCCCTTGCCTCTTCCATAGCACCCAAGATGCTTGGCATCTTTTGGTTGGATGCACATTGGATTGACTTTGATATCTGCCTAGCACAGTTGTATTTCATTCACACATTTTGCATAATTGAGTCAGCCCTCTTAGTTGCCATGGCCTTTGATCGCTATGTAGCTATTTGCATCCCACTACATTATACAACCCTCCTGACAACAACAATGGTCATTAAAATGGGTCTAGCTACTGTGGGCCGAGCTATCTTCCTGGTTTTGCCAGGTCCCTTTCTCATTAGAAGACTACCATATTATACCAAATATGTCATCAATCATGCCTATTGTGAGCACATGGCTGTGGTGAAATTGGCTAGTGCAAACACCCATGTTAACAGAACATATGGAATCTCTGTGGCCCTTTCAGTGATCATATTGGACCTTGGGCTCCTAGCCACATCctatctcaaaatccttcaggtgGTCTTCCGGCTCTCCTCTCAGCATGCCCACTCAAAAGTGCTGGGCACCTGTGCTGCCCATGTGTGCACTATCCTTGTCTCCTACACACCTGCACTCTTTAGCTTTCTAACTCACCGCATTGGCAAGAAGGTGCCTCCAAGCGTCCATATCATTTTTGCAAGTTTGTACCTTCTGGTGCCGCCCACATCAATCCCCTGGTATATGGTGTCAAGACCAAGAAGATTTGTGACCGAGTGA